In Prunus dulcis chromosome 1, ALMONDv2, whole genome shotgun sequence, the following are encoded in one genomic region:
- the LOC117613937 gene encoding cellulose synthase-like protein G3 — protein MESSSKLPLNLCHVHKLSIVINQTHIFFHSIALVFLLYYRASFFFFQDSTKTKATTVAWLLVFVSEILLSFEWLLGQSSRWRPVSRIAFPERLPADDKLPAVDVFICTADPEKEPTVGVMNTMLSAMAMDYPPEKLHVYLSDDGGAAVTLKEEEDADFGGSEFIQDREDIKEKYEAFKKKVKATVGDTRSGPSRDHPAVIEATHAELQIVQNPLLQQPILILLIAKALGGLNLARYTFQTRSQVDILDDGYRWRKYGQKAVKKHFSKMEVSH, from the coding sequence ATGGAGAGTTCTTCTAAGCTACCCCTTAATCTCTGCCATGTCCACAAACTTTCAATCGTCATCAACCAGACACATATATTCTTCCACTCTATAGCTTTAGTCTTCTTACTTTACTACAgagcttctttcttcttcttccaagacTCTACCAAAACCAAAGCAACCACCGTAGCATGGCTTCTTGTGTTTGTCTCAGAAATCCTCCTATCCTTCGAGTGGCTCCTCGGCCAGTCTTCTCGGTGGCGTCCCGTTTCGCGAATCGCGTTCCCGGAGAGGCTGCCTGCCGATGATAAGCTCCCGGCTGTTGATGTGTTCATCTGCACTGCGGATCCGGAGAAGGAACCGACTGTGGGGGTGATGAACACTATGTTATCTGCCATGGCAATGGACTATCCGCCAGAGAAACTTCATGTGTATCTGTCCGATGATGGTGGTGCTGCTGTGACtttgaaggaagaggaagatgctGATTTTGGCGGCAGCGAGTTCATTCAAGACAGAGAAGATATTAAGGAGAAATATGAGGCATtcaagaaaaaagtaaaagcaaCGGTTGGAGACACAAGGAGCGGACCGAGTCGAGATCACCCTGCAGTGATTGAGGCTACCCATGCAGAGCTCCAAATAGTCCAAAACCCACTACTACAACAACCAATATTAATTCTTCTCATAGCAAAAGCTTTGGGGGGCCTGAACTTGGCTAGATATACTTTTCAAACGAGGAGCCAAGTTGATATCCTTGATGATGGATATCGATGGAGGAAGTATGGTCAAAAAGCAGTGAAGAAACATTTTTCTAAAATGGAAGTAAGCCACTAA
- the LOC117615954 gene encoding calcium-binding protein 39 isoform X1 — protein sequence MSFSFFKPSRPKTPQEVAKAINDSLMALDTQTVVEVRALEKALEEVEKNFGTMKCMVSGDGETEPNMDQVSQLALEICKEGVLDLLIHKLPILGWEARKDLVHCWSILLKQKVDSTYCCAEYIENHLELLDFLVVCYDNKEIALNCGNMLRDCIRFPTLAKYVLESASFVLFFKFVELPNFDVASDAFSTFKDLLTKHGTVVSEFLTAHYDEFFDLYEKLLTSPNYVTRRQSLKLLSEFLLETPNSHIMKRYILEVRYLKVMMTLLKDSSKNIQISAFHIFKIFVANPNKPREVKVILAKNHEKLTELLENLSAGKGDEDEQFEEEKELIIAEIERVAQLSNF from the exons ATGTCGTTCTCGTTCTTCAAGCCGTCGAGGCCCAAAACTCCACAGGAGGTGGCGAAGGCCATCAACGACAGCCTCATGGCCCTCGACACCCAGACCGTCGTCGAAGTTAGAGCCCTCGAGAAG GCTTTGGAAGAAGTtgaaaagaattttgggaCAATGAAGTGTATGGTTTCTGGAGATGGGGAGACCGAACCAAATATGGACCAAGTTTCGCAGCTGGCTCTTGAAATCTGTAAGGAGGGTGTTCTTGATCTTCTGATTCACAAGTTACCTATACTGGGATGGGAA GCAAGAAAAGATTTGGTCCATTGTTGGTCCATATTATTGAAGCAAAAGGTTGACTCTACTTATTGCTGCGCAGAATACATTGAGAACCATTTGGAGTTACTAGACTTTCTTGTCGTGTG CTATGACAACAAGGAGATTGCCTTGAATTGTGGAAATATGTTGAGGGATTGCATTAGATTCCCTACACTTGCAAA ATACGTATTGGAGTCTGCGAgctttgtgttgttttttaaatttgtggAATTGCCTAACTTTGATGTTGCTTCTGATGCGTTCTCTACCTTCAAG GATCTACTAACTAAACATGGAACAGTGGTATCTGAATTTCTGACTGCTCACTATGATGAG TTCTTTGATCTATATGAAAAACTCCTGACATCTCCTAATTATGTGACCAGGAGGCAATCTTTAAAG CTTCTCTCCGAATTCCTTTTGGAGACTCCAAATTCTCATATAATGAAGCGCTACATTCTAGAAGTTCGGTACTTGAAAGTCATGATGACATTGCTCAAG GATTCAAGCAAAAACATCCAAATCTCTGCCTTCCACATCTTTAAG ATCTTTGTTGCTAATCCCAATAAGCCACGGGAAGTAAAGGTTATCCTGGCTAAAAACCATGAAAAGTTGACAGAGTTGCTTGAGAATCTCTCTGCCGGCAAAG GTGATGAAGATGAGCAATTTGAAGAGGAAAAGGAGCTGATCATCGCGGAAATCGAAAGAGTAGCCCAACTATCTAATTTTTGA
- the LOC117615954 gene encoding calcium-binding protein 39 isoform X2, translating to MSFSFFKPSRPKTPQEVAKAINDSLMALDTQTVVEVRALEKALEEVEKNFGTMKCMVSGDGETEPNMDQVSQLALEICKEGVLDLLIHKLPILGWEARKDLVHCWSILLKQKVDSTYCCAEYIENHLELLDFLVVCYDNKEIALNCGNMLRDCIRFPTLAKYVLESASFVLFFKFVELPNFDVASDAFSTFKDLLTKHGTVVSEFLTAHYDELLSEFLLETPNSHIMKRYILEVRYLKVMMTLLKDSSKNIQISAFHIFKIFVANPNKPREVKVILAKNHEKLTELLENLSAGKGDEDEQFEEEKELIIAEIERVAQLSNF from the exons ATGTCGTTCTCGTTCTTCAAGCCGTCGAGGCCCAAAACTCCACAGGAGGTGGCGAAGGCCATCAACGACAGCCTCATGGCCCTCGACACCCAGACCGTCGTCGAAGTTAGAGCCCTCGAGAAG GCTTTGGAAGAAGTtgaaaagaattttgggaCAATGAAGTGTATGGTTTCTGGAGATGGGGAGACCGAACCAAATATGGACCAAGTTTCGCAGCTGGCTCTTGAAATCTGTAAGGAGGGTGTTCTTGATCTTCTGATTCACAAGTTACCTATACTGGGATGGGAA GCAAGAAAAGATTTGGTCCATTGTTGGTCCATATTATTGAAGCAAAAGGTTGACTCTACTTATTGCTGCGCAGAATACATTGAGAACCATTTGGAGTTACTAGACTTTCTTGTCGTGTG CTATGACAACAAGGAGATTGCCTTGAATTGTGGAAATATGTTGAGGGATTGCATTAGATTCCCTACACTTGCAAA ATACGTATTGGAGTCTGCGAgctttgtgttgttttttaaatttgtggAATTGCCTAACTTTGATGTTGCTTCTGATGCGTTCTCTACCTTCAAG GATCTACTAACTAAACATGGAACAGTGGTATCTGAATTTCTGACTGCTCACTATGATGAG CTTCTCTCCGAATTCCTTTTGGAGACTCCAAATTCTCATATAATGAAGCGCTACATTCTAGAAGTTCGGTACTTGAAAGTCATGATGACATTGCTCAAG GATTCAAGCAAAAACATCCAAATCTCTGCCTTCCACATCTTTAAG ATCTTTGTTGCTAATCCCAATAAGCCACGGGAAGTAAAGGTTATCCTGGCTAAAAACCATGAAAAGTTGACAGAGTTGCTTGAGAATCTCTCTGCCGGCAAAG GTGATGAAGATGAGCAATTTGAAGAGGAAAAGGAGCTGATCATCGCGGAAATCGAAAGAGTAGCCCAACTATCTAATTTTTGA
- the LOC117616393 gene encoding protein DOS2-like, which produces MDFFKSVFSDEPLPSDDSHSDTQNDDDPNPVPESDQSPPPNSGTGAWSFGGLITTLAAKSESVIQNYRRDFEEFGSGLKEETAVIRQVASRAVRDLPASLEVGASVAQESLESVGKAIDDIGSTVWKSTSEIISHGRDVILADDVESDNLDDNVNDDHEISGNKRLSSSGSDLRKYSRFEAQVRAIQSNMNTYLEEPEDLESFRSWILGFVLDEKAEEVENLMRENGVIGEIYGEIVPGKVDNESFWVRYFYRVHKLTEVEEARAKLVNRAISGEEEDLSWDFDDDEDVEKEEGNGSGLKVGTSGTVELEKQKQASFEVARGSDDVESVEIAARESVSSDCGDKAGAKFDENGVSEGKTDGGDSCKESDVSIVSSQPSMPEEEDLGWDEIEDIGSGDENKGDAPGSSTNRVDLQKRLSTAEEEEDLSWDIEDDEDAAIKS; this is translated from the coding sequence ATGGATTTCTTCAAGTCCGTCTTCTCCGACGAACCGCTTCCCTCCGACGATTCACACTCGGACACCCAAAACGACGACGACCCGAACCCGGTACCGGAATCGGACCAGAGCCCGCCTCCGAATTCTGGTACCGGGGCGTGGAGCTTCGGAGGTCTGATCACGACTTTGGCCGCGAAATCTGAGTCCGTTATCCAGAACTATCGTCGCGATTTCGAGGAGTTTGGGTCTGGGTTGAAGGAGGAGACGGCGGTGATCCGGCAGGTGGCTTCACGCGCCGTCAGGGACCTTCCGGCTTCTCTCGAGGTCGGTGCGTCGGTGGCTCAGGAGTCGCTGGAGTCGGTGGGTAAGGCAATCGATGACATCGGGAGCACTGTGTGGAAATCAACGTCGGAGATAATTTCTCACGGTAGGGACGTAATCTTAGCTGATGATGTCGAATCTGATAATTTGGATGATAATGTTAATGATGATCATGAGATTAGTGGTAATAAGCGATTGAGTAGCAGTGGTAGTGATTTGAGAAAGTACAGTAGGTTTGAAGCTCAAGTGCGTGCAATTCAGAGTAATATGAATACTTATTTGGAGGAGCCTGAGGATTTGGAAAGCTTTAGGAGTTGGATATTAGGGTTTGTTCTGGATGAGAAAGCAGAGGAGGTTGAGAATTTGATGAGGGAAAATGGAGTGATTGGTGAGATTTATGGGGAAATTGTGCCTGGTAAGGTTGACAATGAGAGCTTTTGGGTTAGGTACTTTTATAGGGTGCATAAGCTGACGGAAGTTGAGGAGGCGAGAGCTAAGCTTGTGAATCGAGCAATTTCCGGGGAGGAAGAGGATTTGAGTTGGgattttgatgatgatgaagatgtggAGAAGGAAGAGGGTAATGGTTCCGGTTTGAAGGTTGGCACAAGTGGGACTGTGGAGTTGGAGAAGCAAAAGCAAGCTTCTTTTGAAGTTGCAAGGGGTAGTGATGATGTTGAGAGTGTTGAAATTGCTGCAAGGGAATCGGTGAGTAGTGACTGTGGGGATAAGGCAGGGGCAAAATTTGACGAGAATGGAGTGTCGGAGGGGAAGACGGATGGTGGTGATTCTTGCAAAGAGAGCGATGTTTCGATAGTTTCGAGCCAGCCCTCAATGCCTGAGGAAGAGGATCTTGGGTGGGATGAGATTGAAGATATTGGAAGTGGGGATGAAAACAAAGGGGATGCCCCGGGGAGCAGCACTAACAGAGTTGATTTGCAGAAGCGGCTCAGTACagcagaggaagaggaggattTGAGCTGGGAtattgaagatgatgaagatgcgGCTATTAAATCATGA